In the SAR86 cluster bacterium genome, ATCAGATACAGGCCATCCTCCATTAGAAAGATCAACTAAATCAGCTATGACTGCAGATGCGGTAGGCTTAGGACCAGCTCCAGGACCATAGTAAACAGTGGAGCCGATTTCTTCACAAAAAATCTCCAATGCATTCATTTGTTGTCCTACTTGAGATAGTAACTGACCTTTAGGTACAAAGGTTGGAAATGCACTTACATTTACTTCACCATCTACCATAGACCCATAAGCTATATGTTTGACTGAATATTCCAACTGCTCCGCGTAAACAATATCTTCGGGAGATACATTTTCTATTCCTTCATAAGATACAGAGTTAAAATCATATAGAGTATTGAAAGCTAACGCAGACAGTATAGAAGCCTTTTGAGCTGCATCAGTTCCATCTACATCCATTGTTGGATCAGCTTCAGCAAGACCTAAGTCTTGTGCTTCTTTCAAGGCATCTTTAAAAGAGGATTGATTTTCAGACATTTTTGAAAGAATAAAATTGCTCGTACCATTTAATATACCTGCAAACCAGTTTACTTTGTTTGCAACCAAACCTTCTCTTAAGGCTTTTATGACCGGTGTACCACCAGCAACAGAGGCTTCAAATCCAATCTGTACCTTTTTTTCTTTTGCAAGCTCAAATAGTTCGTCTCCATGAGTTGCTATTAATGCCTTGTTGGCTGTAACAATGTGTTTTCCGTTTTTAATAGCTTCTTCAATCAAGTCTTTCGCTAGATCACATCCTCCAATCAACTCTACTAAAACATCTACCTTAGGGTTTCTAGCTACCTCCATAAGATCAGTCACAACATCTAGTTCATAAGGAACGACTGATTTACCTTTACGAGCGCCAACCTGTATGATTTCTATCCTTACTCCACCATTATCCTCAACTATATTGGGAGAATTGGAGAGGATCTCAAGAACTGCTCCGCCCACATTTCCGACGCCACAAACGCCAATCTTTAATGTTTTCATTAATTTATTGCTTGTACGTTAGATGAATTAGATAAAAATTTCTTTATATTTCTTATAGCCTGTCTCGATCTATGTTCATTTTCTATAAGTGAAAAACGTACGTATCCCTCACCATAACTCCCGAAACCAACTCCTGGTGAAACAGCGACCTTAGCGTGAGCGAGTAACTGTTTACTGAACTCCAAAGAACCGAGATGTTTATGAGTAATTGGTATCTTTGCCCAAACAAACATGGTTGCCTTTGGACTTTCCACATACCAACCAGCATTGTTCAAACCTTTAATCAAAACATCTCTTCTTGATTGATACATAGTTTTAATTTCATTTACATGCTCATCTCCTTGATCTAATGCTTTTATTGCAGCGACTTGTATCGGAGTGAATAATCCATAATCAAAATAAGACTTTATTCTTGAGAGAGCGGCTAAGAGTTCTTTGTTGCCACAGCAAAAACCAACTCTCCAACCTGGCATATTGTAACTTTTAGATAGAGTAAAAAACTCTACAGCAACATCTTTTGCACCTTTTACCTGCAGTATCGATGGCGCCTTATAATCATCAAAGCATATATCTGCATATGCAAGATCTTGAATTATCCAAATCTTATGTTCTTTAGCAAAATCTACTATTTTTTCAAAAAACTCAATATCTACGCATTCTGTGGAAGGATTGCTAGGAAAATTCAGAACTAACATCTTAGGTTTTGGGAAAGAATTAGTCATTGCTGACTCTAGTTCAGAAAAGAAATCTATATCATCGCCAATCGGAACATGCCTTATGTCAGCTCCAGCAATCACAAATCCATAAGGATGAATAGGATATGAGGGATTTGGCACTAAAACTGCGTCACCTTTATCTAACGTTGCCAAAGCAAGATGTCCAAGACCTTCTTTTGAACCCATAGTCACAACTGCTTCACTTGCTGGATCTAGAAAGACTTGATATCTCCTCTCATACCAATCACAAATTGATTTTCTCAGTCTTGGTATACCTTTGGATTGTGAATATCTGTGAGTGCTACCATCTAAAGCAGACTCTCTTAACTTATCTACTATTTCTGTTGGCGTTGATTGATCAGGATTGCCCATGCCGAAGTCGATGATATCTTCACCCCTCTTTCTTGCAGCAGCCTTCAAGTTTTGAATTTCATCAAATACATAAGGTGGCAATTGATTAATTCTAGGAAAATTACTGTCCATAGAGTAATTCTAGCTGTTAGTACCGAGAATATTAAGTAAATCTTGAGGAGGCAGATAACCAGGAATCATTTTTCCTTCATCAGTAATAATTGATGGAGTGCCTTGAACTCCTATTGTATTACCAAGATTGAAGTGCTTTTCGACTGGATTATCTTCACATAACTTCGTTTCAATATCTTTACCCTGCTTTAATAAAGTTAATGAAAAATTAGGATCTTCATTGCACCATGCTGAAGAGATTTTATTAAAAGAGTCTGACCCTATACCAGCTCTTGGATATGCAAGGTAATTAACTTTTATCCCTAATTCTAAATAATCATCAATTTGATTGTGAAATTGCCTGCAATATCCGCAATCAACATCTGTGAAAACGAATATATTATGATTTATTTTTCTAGGCTCAAAAGTTATAAGTTCACTTTCGCTCAAACCCCCAATTAAAGTTTTTCTTTGGTAGTCTCTTCTTGATTCAGATTTATTTACTAAGCCATCTTTTGTAATAAGATAAATATCTCCAGATACTAGATAATTACCATCAGATGAAACATAGAGAGGTTCTATTCCCTCAAAATTTACTTCAAAAAAGCCATTCAAATCTGTTTCCTGAATCGAAATCAAATTAATTTCATTGGGAAGAATGTCCGTGAGCTTTCTTTTTACTGCTTCAATTTCCTTTATGTCATCTGATGAGTTGGCCGAACAACCTGCCGAAAATATCAAAATTATGAAAAAAGTAAAAATTTTAAATTGCATTGGCATACTTAACCTCTAGGGTGATGCTCATTATGTAATTCTTTCATTCTATGTCTAGCAACTTCTGTATAAATTTGCGTCGTTGAAAGACTTGAGTGACCCAAAAGAAGCTGAACTGTTCTGAGGTCAGCGCCATGATTTATTAAATGTGTAGCAAAAGCATGTCTAAGGGTATGTGGTGAAAGGTCTTTTTTTATGGAAGCTTTTAGAGCATAGTCTTTAATTCTGTACCAAAAAGTTTGACGGGTCATGGATTTTCCTCTTTTACTTAAAAAAAGTTCGGAAACTTTGTTGTTTTCTTTCAGCAAGTTGGGGCGACTTTCGTTAATATACTTCTGTAACCAATAAAGAGCCTCCTCGCCCATAGGAACTAATCTTTCTTTCTGTCCCTTACCAATAACTCTGATAACTCCCTGTCTTATATTTATGTTTAAGATGTCTAAGTTTATTAACTCCGATACCCGCAAGCCACAAGCATAGATTAGTTCCAACATTGCTCTATCTCTTAAACCAATAACCTCATCAACATCTGGGGCATTTATAAGTTTTTCTACTTCATCTTCAGAAAGTGTCTTAGGGAGTGAATGACCTAACTTAGGGCTATCCACTCTAGAAGTGGGATTTTGAACTAAATTGTGTTTGATGGTCAGGTGTGAGTAGAAAGCTCTAAGGCTTGAGAGAGATCTTGCGGTTGATCTGCTGCTATAGCCCTCTTTTAGTCTTGCAGCTAAATATTCTAATAAATCTACCCTGCTGACATCTAATAGCGATGAACCTTTGTACCAATTAGAAAAGGAAATAATGTCATGTCTATAAGCCGATAAGGTATTCTTGCTCAAACCCTTCTCAAGCCATGAATCATCAATGAAAGTATCAATGAGAATTTTTGAATTTATATCTACAGTGCCCATAGCCGAAATGAGCAAGACAGCAATTAGCTTAGCTTCTCTTTAATCCTTGCTGATCTGCCGGTTCTTTCTCGCAGATAAAAAAGTTTTGCCTGCCTTACATCTCCACGTCTTTTAACCTTTATAGAGCTTATAATGGGACTGTGAGTTTGAAAAGTTCTTTCAACACCGACTCCGTTAGAGATCTTTCTCACAATAAATGATGACCCTAATCCTCTCTTTTTGATAGACAGAACAACGCCTTCAAATGGTTGAAGTCTCTCTCTGGTACCTTCAACGACTCTCACGTCCACAACAATCGTATCCCCAGGAGAAAAACTTGGAATATCATCTCTAAGTTGAGATGCCTCTACAGTTTGTATATATTTGTTCTTATTCACTATGAAATAACCTAATTAGGTTGCGCATTCTATCAGATAAATATTCGATTATTCATCATTAATTTCATTTAATAGTTCAATCTCCAAGTTAGACAGATCTTTACTTTTTATAAGATCGGGTCTATTTTTAAGTGTTATTCTTAGTGATTCTTTGAGTTTCCATCTATTAATTTTTTCATGATTTCCGCTGATTAATATTTCGGGCACATTACCATGAGGTGTTTTTTCAGGTCTTGTATACTGAGGATGTTCTAAAAGTCCATCACTGAAAGAATCATTTAAAGATTCCTCATTTCCAATGAAATCCTTATGTTGTCTTGCTATCGCCTCCATTAGAACTAGAGCTGCAAGCTCACCACCATTTAATACGTAATCTCCTATAGAAATTACTTCATCAATACAAGTTTCTTCAATTCTTTTGTCTATACCCTCATATCTACCGCAAACTATCGTTATATTTTCATTAGCTTTCAAGTCAATAACTTTTTTTTGGTCAAAGATAGTACCGTGAGGTGCAACGAATACGACATGCGTTTTATCGTGCTTTTTTATCTCATTAACAGTCTTGATGATTGGTTCTGCCTGAAAAAGCATACCTTGTCCTCCACCAAAGGGCTTATCATCTATTCTTCCATCCCTATTTCCGCTGAATTCTCTAGGATCCCAAGTCTTAACTTGAATCAAACTATTGTTAATAGCCTTAGCGAATAACCCATGTTCAATAAAATTATTAATTAAATCAGGAAAAATAGTAACTAAATTGAATTTCATCAGTTTAAAAGTTATCAGGCCAGTCGACTAATAGTATGCCATCTTCTAAAGAAATTTCTTTTACTACTTGAGGTTTTATATAAGGCAAAAGTCTTTCTTTATCATCTATACTTTCTTGAGTACTTTGAATAATCAGGACTTCATTAGATTTTGTGCCAAACGATCCCTGAACTATACCGAGAATTTTATTTTCTAGATTTCTTACTTTTAACCCTTCCAATTGATAAAGGTAATACTCTCCTTCTTTTAATGCAGGTAGATTTTCTTCATGAATATAAACTTCTTTATTTCTAAGTTGCTCTGCAAAATTGCGATCATCGCATCCCTCAAGTTTTATTATCAATCTATCTGATTTCTCAAGTGTCTTTTCTAGTTTGTAAGACTTTTCTTGTTCAACAATTAACTCTTCATAACTTAAAAGAGTAGATAAATCTTTTCCGTAATAATGAAA is a window encoding:
- the xerD gene encoding site-specific tyrosine recombinase XerD, with translation MGTVDINSKILIDTFIDDSWLEKGLSKNTLSAYRHDIISFSNWYKGSSLLDVSRVDLLEYLAARLKEGYSSRSTARSLSSLRAFYSHLTIKHNLVQNPTSRVDSPKLGHSLPKTLSEDEVEKLINAPDVDEVIGLRDRAMLELIYACGLRVSELINLDILNINIRQGVIRVIGKGQKERLVPMGEEALYWLQKYINESRPNLLKENNKVSELFLSKRGKSMTRQTFWYRIKDYALKASIKKDLSPHTLRHAFATHLINHGADLRTVQLLLGHSSLSTTQIYTEVARHRMKELHNEHHPRG
- the alaC gene encoding alanine transaminase — its product is MDSNFPRINQLPPYVFDEIQNLKAAARKRGEDIIDFGMGNPDQSTPTEIVDKLRESALDGSTHRYSQSKGIPRLRKSICDWYERRYQVFLDPASEAVVTMGSKEGLGHLALATLDKGDAVLVPNPSYPIHPYGFVIAGADIRHVPIGDDIDFFSELESAMTNSFPKPKMLVLNFPSNPSTECVDIEFFEKIVDFAKEHKIWIIQDLAYADICFDDYKAPSILQVKGAKDVAVEFFTLSKSYNMPGWRVGFCCGNKELLAALSRIKSYFDYGLFTPIQVAAIKALDQGDEHVNEIKTMYQSRRDVLIKGLNNAGWYVESPKATMFVWAKIPITHKHLGSLEFSKQLLAHAKVAVSPGVGFGSYGEGYVRFSLIENEHRSRQAIRNIKKFLSNSSNVQAIN
- a CDS encoding homoserine dehydrogenase, which encodes MKTLKIGVCGVGNVGGAVLEILSNSPNIVEDNGGVRIEIIQVGARKGKSVVPYELDVVTDLMEVARNPKVDVLVELIGGCDLAKDLIEEAIKNGKHIVTANKALIATHGDELFELAKEKKVQIGFEASVAGGTPVIKALREGLVANKVNWFAGILNGTSNFILSKMSENQSSFKDALKEAQDLGLAEADPTMDVDGTDAAQKASILSALAFNTLYDFNSVSYEGIENVSPEDIVYAEQLEYSVKHIAYGSMVDGEVNVSAFPTFVPKGQLLSQVGQQMNALEIFCEEIGSTVYYGPGAGPKPTASAVIADLVDLSNGGWPVSDKKRNKNNFGQEDNQNFGRYFNLNVINQAGAIAKLSSVFADSQISIEALIQKETKTNNKENTYVPVVIISGPLTEIEAIQLKNNLELMEETSGSVKQFRIYNAL
- the rplS gene encoding 50S ribosomal protein L19; this encodes MVNKNKYIQTVEASQLRDDIPSFSPGDTIVVDVRVVEGTRERLQPFEGVVLSIKKRGLGSSFIVRKISNGVGVERTFQTHSPIISSIKVKRRGDVRQAKLFYLRERTGRSARIKEKLS
- the trmD gene encoding tRNA (guanosine(37)-N1)-methyltransferase TrmD — translated: MKFNLVTIFPDLINNFIEHGLFAKAINNSLIQVKTWDPREFSGNRDGRIDDKPFGGGQGMLFQAEPIIKTVNEIKKHDKTHVVFVAPHGTIFDQKKVIDLKANENITIVCGRYEGIDKRIEETCIDEVISIGDYVLNGGELAALVLMEAIARQHKDFIGNEESLNDSFSDGLLEHPQYTRPEKTPHGNVPEILISGNHEKINRWKLKESLRITLKNRPDLIKSKDLSNLEIELLNEINDE
- the rimM gene encoding ribosome maturation factor RimM (Essential for efficient processing of 16S rRNA), yielding MRSEGRKILIGKLGKPHGIKGYIYFHYYGKDLSTLLSYEELIVEQEKSYKLEKTLEKSDRLIIKLEGCDDRNFAEQLRNKEVYIHEENLPALKEGEYYLYQLEGLKVRNLENKILGIVQGSFGTKSNEVLIIQSTQESIDDKERLLPYIKPQVVKEISLEDGILLVDWPDNF
- a CDS encoding thioredoxin fold domain-containing protein, which gives rise to MPMQFKIFTFFIILIFSAGCSANSSDDIKEIEAVKRKLTDILPNEINLISIQETDLNGFFEVNFEGIEPLYVSSDGNYLVSGDIYLITKDGLVNKSESRRDYQRKTLIGGLSESELITFEPRKINHNIFVFTDVDCGYCRQFHNQIDDYLELGIKVNYLAYPRAGIGSDSFNKISSAWCNEDPNFSLTLLKQGKDIETKLCEDNPVEKHFNLGNTIGVQGTPSIITDEGKMIPGYLPPQDLLNILGTNS